ggcagaggcaggatgCAACAGCTCGTTGCATCAAACACAGAGATCTAGTAGTGAAACAAGGGGAAAGCAGCCTCAGCATGTGGGCTGGGCTGGATCGCGTGCCAGCGATGCCCTCTGCCTGGGGACAGAGCAGGACTGGTCTGTGAGGATGCTGGCTCTGAGCTGCATCCTGGCAAATAGTATGAAAAGGGCAAAAATGCAAAGGgatttcagcagcacagcctcccaCGTTTCACGCTGGCTGATGTTTGAGCTGTCcgtggctgcttctgcttgaCATGCAGCGTTTTTCTCAGCAAAGGCTTACGGCGCTTCCAGAAGGATCCCTTTGCTAGGAAAACTGCTCAGGCTGCCTTTGCTCTGAAACACAAATGAGCTGCTTTGGTACGGATCAGGGAGCTgaattttgttgtttggtttgcaCTGAACTATGAAAACACTTTCCTGTTCTAATGCAAATCCCTTGTCCCCAGTAAGCCCAGTTCCCAGGCCAGCACTCTGATTTCATGGGCTTTGTGTTTTTAAACGGCATGATTAAatactttctatttttatatgaCCCAAGTAACAGTCTTGTCCATCCATGTCCCCCGTCCTCTAAGATAGgtatgttttaaaagtaataacGTGCATAATACATCAAGAGTCTGCACCAACGTAGTTTGAGAATGAAATGCTCCCAGGTCTCTTTCCCCATGGTGTTTGCGTGGGCTTTGTTGGATAACAGGCAACTGCCTGCTGTTTCCCAGGGCTATGAGCTGTCTCTGGCGCAAGCCACACTTCAAGCAAGAGAATCaagctgcccagctgctccctgcagccctcggGCTGTCACAATGTCTGCAGGCACGGCTGCtattctgctttcctcctgtgGGGACTGGCATGAGAGGGCTGAAACCTGACAGCTCATCACTCACACCCCCATGTTTGGAAGCTGTGTTTTGGAGAGGTGGCCATGACAGCAAGGAGGAAGAAACGGGGTAACTAGGGAGCTAAACTGGTCTGTGTTGTGCTCAGcactcagcagagcagaagggagaggaaacTCAACTgatctgcagcagctctgcttctcaAACCCGTTTTGCAGTCACTGAGACGAGACAGGGGCAGGtacctgcccccagcccctgcaaaTGGAGCTGAGCGCAGGCTGGCACTGCCTGGTTTCTGTCGTGTTGGGCTGAAAAGGACCCAAGGCTGCGAGAGCCATGGGCACAGGAGCTTGTGAGCTGGCAGACAGCATGGGGGAAGCTGTTTGCATTGCTCCAGCCAGGCCTGCAACTGCAAGGATGTCTTTCAgggccagcacagccagctgggaaCTCAGCCAACACTAAATTCACACCATTCTTTTACAAATCAGGTTGGTAAGACAAACACGAGGCATAAACTAGTGTGATTTCCATAGCAACCATAGAGGTTGAAAAGTCTTTTGTAAACACAGGGCTGAACCTGAGGATCAGCTCTGATTTTCTTCACGGAAGAGGGAAGAGCATAGGGGCTTAATAAATTCATACAAATGCCCCATAAATCTCAGAAGGAGCAATTCCCAACCTCTCTGTTCCCCTTTCTTTCACCCTCTCCACATGCATAGCACGAAGCTGTCTACAACCCAGAGCCCTACTTCACCGCTCCAGCTTATCTCCATAAACTACACAAAGGCTTATGCCCCTCTTCCATTGCAGCTGACCTTTACTAGCTAATTCTCTGATGCACGCACAGCCTCAGCATATGCCATGCCATTTCTGTGGGGCCACAGCGGCTTGACGAGACATTTGGCTTGCAGAAGAAGCCTGTACcgcagccagctccagctcctcttcccCGCTCGTGGCTTCCTCTGGCCCCATCAGGCAAGCATGGATCTGGGTGTAGAAGCCCTCAGCTGGTCCAGGCCCCGTTCCTGCAAAACCCAGCTGTGAATACAAACGCAGAGAGCGCGACGTGTCCCCTGGATACCTGCCCACCCCTCCCAGCGCCTGGCAAGGCCGTGCCGTGAGGAATGGCGCTGCCGTACATCACCGTCAACAGACAAAGCCTACGGGCAGCGCTGGTTAATCACCGAAGTGACACGAACAGATGGCGCAGGCAGCCTGCCGGGGAGGCACTAGGAAGTCTCGTATCGATTTCACCGTCACAGCGAAGGGATTTGGAAGGGCTGAAGGTGCCAGGGCGGAACGCGCAGCATTTTCGCCCTCCTCAGGGCCCTGCTGTCAGGGGCTGGGCCCTGAGCGCGGCAGATGCCACAGCTGCCTGGGGAACGGGCTGCACTCGCTGTGGGCTGGAGGACGCGCCTGAGGGGTCGGGGGATGCCGAAGCTCCAGGCAGCACAGCTCCGGGGGGCCGCGACCCCGCCGGAGCCCGGCACGCAGCGgcgctgccccagcccgggcccggcccccgcgggcaGGCCCCGCCGCCATGACAGGCCGCGGCAGCCCCGCAGGCCGGGCGCGTCGCGCGCCGTGAcgtgcggcggggcggggcgcggcggcggctggAGCATGGCGGCACCCtcggccccgcggccgccccggccccgcaaGGAGCCGCAGCCGCTCGTCATCCCGCGCAGCGCCGCCGAGGAGCAGCGCCTCCGCCTCGAGCGGCTCATGAGGAACCCGGTGAGGGCACCCGCCGGGCCCCTGCCCCTGCGCGGGGCGGAGGGTCCGCGAGGGGAGAGCGATACCCCACCCCCCCACGCACCCCCGCCGCGGGCTCCGTGAGGGCAGCGGGGCCGACACCCCCCGCCTCCGGTTCTGTGGGGAAGATGGACGGaccttctgcttcctcctcctcccccggGTGCCTGAGGGGTGAGGGACCGGCACGgcacccccttccccctccccccgcgtCCGTGAGGGGAGAGGGACCGACACCCCCTCCGGCGGGGTCTGTGAGGAGAGAGGGGCAGACCCCTCTTCTCCTTCGTGGGTCCTTGAGGGGAGAGGGCCGACATCTCTCCTGGAGGGCAGAGGGAGCAAAGCCCACCACCCGCGGGCTCTGTGAGGGGAGAGGGACCCAcctccatccctctccttcccGGGTCCgggaggggagaggggccgacccacccccccctcctccctgggTCCGTGAGGAGACAGAGGccgctcccccctgccctgggttGCCATGAGGAGAGAGATCCTTCTCTGGGCGTGCAGGGTGGGCGCTGGCCCCTCAGTGCTCTGGCCGCTGtttttaaggggggggggggcatgacCCTGGTTCCTCTCACTGGGTGCTTTGATCCTTGCCCTGAGGAGGAGGTGTTTGCCAGGTGGAGTCTCACCCTTCGTGTTCGCTGGAGGAGGCTGAGATGTCCCTGCACTGTGCTCTTCCTCTGACCTTGCACCATGtgttctcccttccctcctcttccctgtcCTCCGTAGATCTGGCATGGAAGGTGCACAAATGCCTTTCATCACTTCCCAGGCTACTGGTAATGGGAGTATACTCAGTTTCTGCAAGTGCTTGGAGGCGCTGACTTGCTTCCTTCTAGTTTGCATACTGAAAAGAAGCACAGACACTCCTAATCCTCCTGGGGTTTGTTGACCTGCAGGCCTGAATGTGAGGGAAAGAGAGGATACCttctgagcctccttttctgtctgcttctgATCCCTATGCATGAAGAAATGACTACAGCTGTGCTCCTTCTGAGATCTGTCAGCTGATGGAAGAGGCTGTTGTCAGACATATACCACCTTTCAACAATGTGTTAAAATTGCAGACTTTGCTCCTAGAAGATACTGATGACTGGTTGGTTTGTTCTTGCAGGAAAAGACTGTACCAATTCCTGAAAAACTGAATGAATGGGCACCACGACCTCCTCCGGAGTTCGTTAGAGATGTGATGGGTAAAGATATCATTCTTCAGATAACTCTAGGGTCAGCTACATTAAACTTAGAAAAGTGTTTAACAGAGAAGGCCAGAGAcggttttctgttgttgctcattttgctggagaaaagaggTATGAAATGTGCTTCGAGAGCCGCTTTTTCAAGTTTTGTTTGGTTCTTGGGTTCTACCTTTCTGCTTGTCAGAATGCAAAGTGAACAATGCCTGTGGCACTCTGGCACGTGGACCGCATGCAATGAAATAAGCTTCTGCTCTGGTGATGACAAGTAAATGGTAAATGATGATAAGTAAATCTGTCCTTTCCACGGGTCTGAGAGTGCTCTGGAAGCTTATAATTATGAAGTCCCTCTTTTGACTGCTTTGAGTCTGAACCTTGGGCAGTGAGAAGCAGACACATGCAGTGGCTATGACTGTACGTGGTCGGGTaagctggcagctctgcaagGAACCCGAACCAGATGTTACTTTTACCTGCAGGGTTTAAATGTAGCAGTTGTGGTATAAATTGTATCTGCATGTAGAAGTTCTGTCTTTCTTTGGGACCTTCATCATTATTAATGATCCTTTCCAGAGGCAGACTTGTTCTTATTTCAGAACAATTGATCTTGGACTAAAGCTTTTATATGCTTCTGAATAAACTGTTCTGCTTATTGTAATTCCCTCATGGCTTTTTCAAATAGCTTTGCTGTGTGCTTGTGTTGAACtgtcttgtttttctggaaGCGCCTGACGTGCTGGGATTCTGTTGGTATCAAAAGCACCCCTATTGCAGTCCCAGCTGCCATGTTTTAATTACTAGGTGTCTTCTTTGAGGCATGTATTTGTGTGCTTTGCATTGAAAAATGGCTCAGGAGACAGGGGAAGAGAATGGAGTGCGATGTTGAAAGCTCCTGTGAGACTTCCATATGCAGACTGATGCCAGGAAGAGAGAGCTGTAGGGATTTAATTTATGAAGAACCAGTCAAAATCTGTCTTGCATGGGAAAGTATAATATGATGGGGTTTAGCACCTTTCTGATgacttttgggtttttgtatGAGATGCTGAAAGTCAGAAGCAGCCTCAGTAGGATGTTTTAGCTTACCTCTCTCTGCCTATAAGAGAATGGGGTGTGCATTTGATCTCTAGTTCTTTTACTGCCTCAATGTCCAGCTAAGACTGGATTCTCCCTAGGGGAATAATTGACCAGTAGAAACTACCGTGACCCATAAGTGTGTGGTTTCGCAGTTTGCTTTGGCTTTTGATTGTGAGTGATTTGAGCTTACATAGAATGGTGACACTCTCTCTGTTAGTTGGATTTTCAGCTTTCACGTGTCCTGCCCCTCAGTATCTAGCTGTAGTCATTTGTGAGCACCTGGTATATGTTATTTTCTAGTAGACTAACTCTTCTTTGTTGTAGGTtccagtgctggagctgggagtgGGGAGTTTCATGTGTACCGGCATCTCCGTCGGCGAGAGTACCAGAGGCAAGATTTCATGGATGCCATGGCGGAGAAGGTCAGCAGGACTCTCTGTAAtgccgcgcccccccccccccccccccgtcctcGACCATGTGGTGTTCATTGcaaatctttgtttttcttttaaagtcatATATGAATAATTCAGTTCTGAAACACCCCTTATCAGAGGAAAACTGTAGGAGTATGTGATATGTGGTGGTGTTGTCAGTATTGAAACATTTGGTGCTTTGTGTCAGACGTGCTCCATCTTCTCTGTTCACTGGGGTCCTACCACACAGTAAGACCGCATGTGAATGCGTGTGTTCTCAGATTGgtttgaaaatgctttaaaaactaGAAATCTCTAATATCACGGTCTTGCACAGATAGAATCAAAGCAAGTGCCTGTGCTCGATCTATTCCTTTGAAGTCTTGGCTGAGTCAAATAGCACCTCTTTCAGAGAGCATTATTGTTATACTCTCTCTTGGCCAAGATGAGTCCTTTGATTAATGCTTGTGTCTCAAATTATTCTCTTGTTTTTACTGAAACATTCTGTAGGGTAGAAGCCCAACCTCCCTCATCTGTTTTGGTGAGGATTTCTCCCTCTAAAGGCTTCAATGTTTGGCTCAGGCTGCAGGTTAAAAATGCTGTCTGTACAGAAGTCATTCCTTGGAATATGACTTTTGTATAAAGAAGCTGGACAAAATCTGGGAAAGCTCCCTTCTGTATTTTGCTAAAAGACTTCTCCCTAAAAGGAcatgactttaaaaagaaatattttaatttagattgTGACCCAAGTATGACCTGTGATCAATTACAGCAAAGACTAGATGAGGAATTCCAGAAGAAACTGGAGAGGAATAAGATGATTGCAGaagaacaaacagcaaaacGCAGAAGGAAGCGGTAAGGGCAGATTGTTCCCAGGAGGCTTGACATGGAAAACCCTCATGCCCCGTGCCTCATCTGTAGCTGCACGCTTGGATAAATGCTATCATTCTGTGTCTACACCTATCAGCTGAGAAGTCTGGCTGTGGAAATTAACTTTAATGTCATTGTTTGGTTGCGAAAAGTAGCTGTAAATGTGACAGGCTTTGCTGGCATGGTTAATTTTCCATGTCATCACTAGCAGGATAACTTTTGACTGGTTGAGCAGCTTTTGCTGACCTGTGATGTTGACTGCAGCATGCCTTACTGCATTATTTGTTATAACAATGTCAGGAATGGTCTGTGTGTACATCTGGGTTAAATAAATACCTGAAACAGCTGACACCGAGCAGCTTAAGTGCAAAACCGGGTGCTGCTTAATGGGTGCACATATGGATTCGGACTAGCAGAGCGTGGTGGGGCCTGATGCTGTCCTCCATACACTGTCAGTGTGACTAGTCTGATTCAGTCTGTGACTACTGAAAAGGCCACTGATGGGTGCAGTATTGTTAAAATCAGTAGCTGCTTCTACCTACCTCATTGAAATGTCTGGTAGGTCAAGTCTAGTAAGTtagatggaaaaattaaaaaatattaaatccaTCCTTCTCTTAAGTTTTAGAAGGAAGTGAAATGGTTACAAGATTGATACTTTCAAGAAATAGACTGAGCATTGTAATGCAGTGATACAAGAAGTTAAATTTCACAGTCTGTGTCTACCATACATTTCAGAAGTAGCAGGGTATCATGGCTTGGCTCTTTCAGAGGGTCTGACCCTGAGCAGCCTCTCTCTTGCTTCTTTGAGGAGTTTACATCTTGTAGCTGAGAGTTGCTGCTGAAGAGTCTGTGCAAAGTGACTCACTGGCATATTAGCACAGAAGTGCACAACACAAACACTGTTGCCATTTTACTTTAATTTAGTGTGGTCCAACAGATGGCCAGCAAGTCAGATCTGGCCTGTTGCCTTTTCCCTGGCTGAGACGGAGAGCAGCTGTTCAAACAGCAGACGCTGCCTAAACACTAACACCTCCTTGTCCCCCGTCTATATAGTCTAGTGGTGTAGGTTACCAAGTGGCTTTGCCCTGTAGGAGCCCCTCTAAATTCCCCCACCACCCTTTCTCTTCATCCTGACCTAGGGCCTAACATATTGATGAAGTACAGCCAAAAATAAAGGTCAAAGTATAcggcattatttttttttcggTTAAAGTCTGTATTCCTGGTgatgatttaattatttttttccccagtgttcACTTCCAGCAGTCTGGGTTTCAAcactattttgtcttttttattagGCTAGGTAGCTAAAATGTAGgggcagttttatttttgttccttctgtgTTCTTGGAGATTCTTGCGTATCATATGGTTTTGGTTGCAGTGGCGTCATGGAAggcttctaaaaaaaaaaaaattccgTTAGGCTAGAAACAGCATAGAAAAGTTTCTGCTCATCCCATGTCTAAGTTTGCTCTCGCTGAATTTTCAGTTGAGGCCAAATTTAAATTGAACTTCTCTTCTGATGTCTGCTTTTCCAAGGTGTCTGTAATATGTTCTTATCAGTGTATGAATGTGCAGAAGCTTTACAATGTTGGATTTTCAAaagagtctttttttctttgctttatagCCAGAagttaaaagagaagaaactgcaagctaagaaaaataaacttgaacAAAAGAAGCGGGAAAAAGGTCAGTGAAATTTAGTCTTCTTTTCTCAAGCCTTAGTTCTGTTTGCTTATTGAAGCCTAGAAGGGTTTgttccaccccccaccccaagcgTTCTCGATACATGGAAAGGAAGGCTGAGCCTTAAGCTTGTTATTTTAGCTAATGTTTCAAAAGTCCTCTTTGAAAGCCATTTATGTTGAGATTTAATCTTACAAATAACTTGGCTGTTTGTGaatattttccctttattaGGGGAAATTTTGGACAGCAAACATTGGAATCGGAGTTTTTTGATTGTGGATATTTTGCCCCAGCTATTCTGACAAACTACAGATTTAGaacattttctgcttaaaaaggCAGTATTGTTAAAGGCTGTTCTTTTTTCAAGTATATTTTGAGTGTGTATGGGAaaacaggtggaaaaaaaacacagcttgAACAGCAAGAAACTGATTTATGActgtgtgtaaaaaaaattgagCCATCGCGGTCCCGTCTGTTCCACAcaactattttattttgcatagaAATAAACTTGGAAAACATGACTGCCTCTGTTCTCCTGCAGTCTTGAAAATTAATGTTCAGCAATGTCAGCGTAACTGCTCAAACTTTTGAATACCCGTTGCTTCCTTTCACTGAGTGTATCAGCTTAGTCTTTCAAATAGTGGATTAGCACACTGACTCTGTAGTAATTCTTAAAGTTACAGCAGTTTCTGATAATTCTGCTGCAAGAGTGACTTGTCTGACAGTTCTAccttatttctgctttgctttttcagaactGGATTTGTTTCAACTGAACCATTGCCAGCCTCCCATAGAAACATGGGAGGACAAATTAATCATTAGGTTAATTTTACTTGTGACAGCAAGTGAATGTAGCAgagtggatttttttggtgttctgttttgtttctgatttttttaaagctactcATTTACAAATTGTGACTGGAAGTAGAATTTTAAGTATGTGTTGACacaattttgttaattttgagtgaacaaaacagaacaccCATCCCTTTAGGGAGTGACTGGGAGAGGGGTAGCTGGATATGGGACTGCCATATGCCATTGCTGGGCTGGAGTGGTTTTGTTTGGCACAACTAAGTCATCTTCTGGAAGCTAGAATCCAAACTCCCTTGTCTTTAGAACAGTTCTTAGCTCTTTACAGTTTGTggttctgtatttaaaataataaaagtaaaaaaaatcagccttcagggatctgcttggtaaAGTAGTAGGGAATAAAGCCCTGGAAGGAAgaggggcccaagaaagctggttaatattcaaggatcacctcctccatgCTCAGGAGCGAGGCATCCAAACAAAGAcaaagtcaggcaaaaatgccagaAGGCCTGCATGGATGGTGGAGATAGAAGCCTCCTGCTAGCCATCTTTAGTCTACTGAGAACAGGCTTGTCTTCTAGGTTTGTGTGTCCTGGCGTTGAGATCTGAAGGTTTTTGGAAAGTAATTGAAGTGTATTTGTTGGATATCGTAGGAAAgcatttatcttcctttttgaatcaataaataaaacctctgAGTTGCCAGCTTTCACCTTTGTTGTAGTAAAAACATTAAGAATAAAGGTTGGCGCTGAGTAAGGTCAGCTGTTGAAGGTGCATTATTATTCAGAGCcctaataaaaaatgaaagtacagAACTTAACCACGTGGTGGCATCAGACCACTGATGCTGAATCGTACATCTCACTGGTCAGAACTTGGcctgagaaacagcaaaggTGCAGGAGCCACTGGGAGCAGAAGAATGGCTAAGTCATGCTTTATGCCATACctattttcattatcttttacTTAATTTCTAATAGGTGTTTTCTGGTCTTCCAGCAAGCTTCATGAGTTTTCTGTGACCCTTGTTAATCTTACACGTATCTTAACGAGTTCCTGTACTTGCAGTATACCAAACAGTCTGTAAAAGTTCATGGCGCCTTGTGGAgtttctgtaagaaataaaCTGAGTCTTGCCCATGGCTTCCCAGTGCCTGCATTCTTTGACAGTACTCTGTGATACTTGAAAGTTCATGCTGACTTGCAGAGGTGAGACTGGGAATGAGATAACCTATTGCCTCAGCATTTTACTACCTCTGAAATAATGTTCTATAGGAGGTGGAGTTGCTTAACGATCATCTTGTCACAGTGGTAATGGTGGAGGTAAGGGAATATTCCTTCTAGGGAGAACTTGATATTCTGAGCTTTACATCGCTCGGTAGAATTAATATAACCTGATACATGTTTCCTTAGTAGGGACTGCTTTGTTGTGAGATACTTAACAAGGAGAACACATGGGAATATGTTACCCATCCGTACTAATTAGTGTCACCGACTACACATTTGCTTAGCACCTGAGACTATTTTCTTGTGAAATACTTAACAAGGAAGACATATGGGAGTATGTTATCTATTCatcctgtttgtatttttagaaCCTGATCAATCTCAAGAGCAAGTCAGCAGCGAAGATGATGAAGAGGAtagcaaggaggaggaagagaaggaagatgatGCTGAAGAGCCGAGTTTTGTCATGGGAAGAGGATGAGGCCTTTCAGGGACAGCTGGAAACACTGTTCATTGCTTTATATTCAAGAGCATGAAAGCCTTCATCTCAGCCAAGCAGAACCCATTGGCGTATGTTGTATCTGCTTAACGGTGAATGACCTTCGTGTCACAGGCCCAAGAGATATTGATAGAGAAATGCCAAATAAGagattttttcttaattgcttgTATAACTGCTGTGCAGTCTGCTCTAAGTTTGCTCTAAAGAGTCAGCCATAAGTCTCTGTGACCCTAGAGTTCTTTCTAACATGGCCCAGagtgtttttctgtctgaaagcTAAAATATATCCATTACCATTTAAGGCAAATATTACTGTGAGGGCTACATATTCTACTTACGTCAAAGCTGGTAGCAGTGGGATATATGAATTTAGGGGAAGAGTTTAACCTAAAGTAGAAAAGTGGTCTGTAGCCAGATTCTCCTGCACTGTGAGTGTTCtgaatttggggttttgtatGGGGTCATCTCTAACCCAAAGAATCAGTTTATGTTGCTAGACAAGTTCTATAGATTTTTAAGCAGGATCCCTTTTTTATTGCTAAAATTTTCCCTAttacttttcttccatgttttttaaattaataaatgggATGTGTTGGATtgttctgtcttcctttttttttttttttaagagaatttCAGTCAAATAAAGAGAtgcttgcagtgctgcaggaaggGACAGAAAGACCAAGTGATGTGGCGCACATGCAAATATGGAGAAAGGTGGTAGctgcatttcatttaatttttgcttttggattGGAACAATATCTTTTCCAAAAGACCACAGCTGTTAAGCCTCCAAATCCTGTGGCAGAAAAGCTTGGAATGGAATGGTTTTGCTTGTGTTCAGCTTCATGTAATGACACCtgcctttctctctgcttgAGCTCTCTGCTTTGAACTGCAGGTTCCCTGGTGGGAATCATAACATCCGTATATATACTTACTGGTGCTTAAATGAAAGCATATGCAGTGGctgttttatttgtaaattagGTTGTTGTCTTTTCAGTGTATCTTTATTAGAAGTGCCTGCTATCATTCAGACATGCTCATCCCAGGACCTCGGCATCCAGAATGCGGTGCTACTTTTTCTCAAGCCTTTGTTTATGCcaaattatttaaagcaaaaataataaaaagggaGAATCTCTTTTTAGATTTAGCCTTTGTTGAAAAGTGCTGCCAGAAATCCTGCATTTTATCTGAGCTGGCTTTGTGTAATGGCTTCTCAGTGGTATTATCGTGGCGGCAGGGAAGCAGATGTGATCAAGTGCAAGTGACATTTGTGTTAAGTTACCCTGTACATACCCAAAGACTTTAGAGCTGGATAACTTCTGGGCTGTAAGGTCAGTATCCCCCTCCCCAGATTAGTGATCTGCATGGAATTTTTCTGCTTAATCTCCATGGAGGCTGGTCTAAAGAGTACGTTGTGAGGGTGTTTCATTCTCTGCCGCTGAAGATGCAGAGTGGATGTTCTGCAGTTGTTGGCATTTTCCCTGTGGAGAGGTGAGTTATGAGGATTGCTTCACTTGAATGCCCCTTAGGGCAGGTAAACCCTGTTGATATGTCTGTGTGGTAGGGTGAGCCAGAAAAAGATTGTGATGTTTCTTGACTTTTGTGGATGGACAAAAAGTGAGAGTCTCACAAATAAACAAAGACTGTTCTGCCTCTGAGCTTGTCAGGCTTTTGAGCTGAATAAATAAGTGCTGTTTTGCATTAAGTAGAGCAGATGTTGCTGCATGAGGACACAATTCTCTATCTTGAGGAAGGTGGGCTTGAGTTTATCTTGGTGAACTAAGCAAATTCAGGTTGTGTGGCCTCATCCTGCATCCTTAAGACGCCATCGTTACGCATGCTGAATTATTTATACTCTTCATTTTCTAGGAATGCTAAGTTTGTAGGTGAAatccagaaaaagcaaagagactGTGTTGCTGAAGGTGGTATCTGCCTTACGGTCTTTCTTGCTGGGGTGGCTGAGTGTAGCGGTAGGAGCTGTATTTGGTAGGTGTTGCTATGAATTGTGAAAAATACTATGCCATGTTGTGGTGGTTTGTGTCGGTGCTATGTCTGGAGAATATAAAGGCACTTCAGAGTGAGCATTTAAAGGGATATTGCTTTGTTAAGACAAAATGCTAGCACTCTGTGACCTCAAAACGGGGAACACGTCATCCACGGAGTAAAACAAAAGAGATGTGCTCCCATGTGTAGTAAAATGAGGAACAACTCTACAATTGCTTCCTGCTCCAAATATGGCActgaaaaagcagtaataaCTTACGAGGCTTGAAACTGCTAATGAGTTTGACCTGCTTACgttaaattttaaattcttgctCTAGATTCTTTTCTAGAGGAgtccctctcctttctctgatGGAGACTAATTTTTCAGGGGCTAAAGTCTGCTGCTGTTCCGTTTCTACATGTGTTCATGCAAGTGTGGGAGCCCGAAACACAGCAGCGTTAGTGCTGAAACCAAGCAGAGGTATTCATAATCTCGAAGGTGAAAAGCACACTCGGGATAACAAATGTATTTGTCTCTTTAATAAGTTTTTAGGaattcttttcctctgtcttttccCTCCCCCAGGCAGAAGGGAATTCAGGAAGATGGGATTACCGTGTGATAAAGCTTACTGTGTGATAAAGCTGACCCGTTGTACTgcctttcagcattttctttatcTCATTTTCAGGGAAGGAACTCCCTCCTCCTTTACTTAAGTCTGTCCCTATCCTTGCTCTTTTGATGGGTTTATACAGGATTTCCTGCTGAGTCAATAGAGGAGGAATGCAGGGAGATGGCAGTCTGGCTTCCACCGCCCTCCTTTCCGCAGGGAGCCCTGTCTGTGCTTCAGCCAGAGGATGCTGCGGCTCGGCGGCGGAGGCCGAAGTCGGCACTGCCTTTTGACTTATGTAAGTCGCGACTTTTTGCTGTATAATTAATACCTGTAATAAAAGCACGTTTACATCCCACGGCACCAATACCTTCTCTGTGGAAAGATTTAGAGATGCAAGGTCCTGACCGAATAACGTTTTTACCAGCggagaaggggggtggggtggggtgtcaCCCCGACCATGAATTTAGGGAGCCGCAGacgtgattttttttcctacagatgCATGTTCACAGAGGGAGCTCCGAGGGCTGCGGCCCCCAGGATCCCAGCCCGCTGCTGGAACGGCTCCGCGGCCCCGGAGGCGCTGGGGACAGCTCGGGATGTCCTTCCTCTGTAACCGCTAGGTACATTCCC
This genomic interval from Falco peregrinus isolate bFalPer1 chromosome 2, bFalPer1.pri, whole genome shotgun sequence contains the following:
- the PRKRIP1 gene encoding PRKR-interacting protein 1; translation: MAAPSAPRPPRPRKEPQPLVIPRSAAEEQRLRLERLMRNPEKTVPIPEKLNEWAPRPPPEFVRDVMGSSAGAGSGEFHVYRHLRRREYQRQDFMDAMAEKQRLDEEFQKKLERNKMIAEEQTAKRRRKRQKLKEKKLQAKKNKLEQKKREKEPDQSQEQVSSEDDEEDSKEEEEKEDDAEEPSFVMGRG